The genomic DNA TGCTCAGCAGTTTGGGTAGAAGGCCCTGTTCTGCTCTTCAGGGTACAGAGCTCACAGCAGTCATGAGTCCACTAAGCATTTTCCACAAGGAGCCCAAAATTGTAGGAACTTAGTGCGCTGGCaacaaagaagaagagagaaaatgaccaAATACGGAGAGAGAGATTACCAACCATGGGATTTAAAATGTAAACCTGCTTCTTAGGCTGATAGCGGAGGTTCTCCTCAGCCCTACGATAATTGTGTAAGAATTCCATCTGTGCCCTTAATTACGCCATTGATAAAAACGTTGAGCAGGATAAGAACAAGGCTAGCAGCTTCCTTCTAGGTCGCTGTGGAAAAAGAGCCCCACTCTGGCAATGGTGCTAAGCCAGTTTTGAATCGATCTGCCTTTAGGAACGCTGCCTGGGAAGACAAGTTACAGTCTGGAAGTTGCTTGGAGAGCCTTAAGTCGGAAACTGGTTTGTGGTCCAAATGCTTAATGGCATCAGGCACGTATCGGACAAGAGAGCTGTGTTGTCCAAGGGGTGGCATAGGTCAAATGTGTTGGCTAAGTCCCGCCTTAGTGGGGCTTGAATTTGCGCTTGGTGACTTTTATTTCTCTCACGTTCATTTCTgcggacactttttttttttttttaatctgatgttAATGCCctcacttaggctcaggtcaagcTCTGTTCTTCCCTCTTCTGGCCAGAAAGACTCCCTGTCTTATAGGTATCTGATGCTGTCTGTGTTGATATGTTAGCTCCGAGTGATTCCCTAAAGCAGGTCCTTGGACAGGTGCCCACCCTCCAGGAAAATCGCAGCAGCCCTCAGTGCAATGAAGAAAGCCAGTGCAATGAAAAGCCAGTGTTTTGTAAAgtgaaatctattttatttaaaggaCTGTCCTTCATTCTgagattatttcctttctcttctggcgtttacttattgttttaaaattttttttaacgtttatttatttctgagacagagggagacagaggatgagtgggggaggggcacagagagaggggggcacagaatctgaagcaggcttcaggctccaagctggcagcacagagcccgacgcggggctcgaactcacggactgtggatcatgacctgagccgaagtcggccgcttaaccaactgagccacccaggcacctctctcttCTGGCGTTTAAAGAAAGCTGTTTCTTTTCTGAGGAAATGATCAGATCATTTGGGGTCATTTGGGTCTGTTCCTTAATGTctttacttggaaaaataaaaatctggcaACCTGCTGTCAGACCCCCCCAGTTCTTTGCTTTGCGGGAGCTGTGAGTGTGGGAGCCTGGTCTCATTTGTACATTTCTGCCAATACTTCTGGGTACCTCCTATGGCCACTTATGTCCTAAGTGCTTATAAATTACCTGCTTCATAATCTGCAGCAGAATCTCTCGGAGCATTGACATCAAGCGTACAGCCCGGGAGTTTACAGTATACTGGTGTGTAGTTTCCTTATTTAAGAAAATTGGGACGCTGCCCATTTGCAGTCCTCTGGTATCCCTCCTGTTCTCTCCGATCCCACAGATCCTTCAGGACGGCACCTACAGCGAGGCCGTTCTGTTTGCTCTTCTTATAATGTTCTTTTCCCTATAGAGTTGGACATGCTTCTACATGTTGTTTGGGGAATTTGCAGCACATCCAATGAAAGCATAATTCCCAACTAACAGTCAAATCCTTCTCTTTGGAGCTCCCCGGAACACACCTACCCTCTCTTCCATATGACAGCCCTTCACAGACTTGAAGACAGTGTTGTGACTCTCCTGTGAGTTTAGAGCACCAGCTGAGTCAGACAGACCGACTGACTGACAAGCGCAGCCTCACTGTCTCGGCTGGGAGAGCCAAGGTAagttacttgattttattttctctctacttCGGTTCTTTAGCTGATTTGTAAAACGGGGATAGAAAAAAGCCCCACTTCATTGGTTTATTGTGCAATAAATAATGTAATGTATGTAAAGGGCTTAACACGTTGCCTGGCAGAGggagcattcagtaaatgtttggcTATTTCCACTTGCCCCCTCAATTTATAAAGAGCCGGGTGGGCATTTTAAGTGTCAGGGCTGCTGGGGAGCACGGAGGTGAGGAGGGTTTCTCCTTCCATCGTTGACCAGGGGAGGCAGAGGACCCTAACATAGACCAGGTATTCCTTTATCCCGAGGTTGTCTATTTTCGGTTTGCTAGGACTGGGGGAGAGGATATTGTTGAGAACCTGGGGAAAGGTTTATTTGCAAGAGCTGGAAAGCTATTTGTTGACATATTGAACCGTCTCTTGTTTATTCTTATTTCCCCGAGCAGCTAGCCATGCAATCCCCCAAACTCAATTACCTTTTGTGAGGCGGCAGGAGCATGACACATCCTAGCCGTATTGATCAGTGCAGACTGGGCAGGACGTGAGAGACCCGAGAGATGCTAGGCAGCAACTTCTGAGCTTTTCCTTAGAAGGCCTCCCCTCTCTGTGTTTGTAAAGACACTGGCATTAATAAAATGGAACGCTGTGCCCCGAACAGACCGAGCATGCAaccgtgtctctctctccagcctccttAGAAGTAGCCTGATGATGAATGGTCACAATAGACCAGAACTTGGGATCCTGGAGTGACCAATGCCAGAATGGTTTTCCAACTGGAGCTCTTTGCACACACTGGGTTTTGCAAGCAATTGCATGATATGAACTCTGAATGCCATTGCAGCtagaaaaagtttggaaggaGACACACCCAACTGTGAACAGACCGAGGAACGGGACttgagggatgggggtggggtaggcTCAGGACTAGCGTTATCGGCCTGTAGGATTTCAGGTTTTGACCCTGAGAATATATTCCTAGATTATTTGTGTCATTATGAAGCGCAGATGCGAGTTAGAAAAACGAGGACTTGTTTTTTTGCAAAAACAATgcagaacagaacaaaatacaAACTAAACGCAAGCCATTGGAGACATTTGTCAGAGGTCACTGCTGACCGAGGAGCCGAGTAGAACAAGCATTAAGTGTGTTTGGAGAGAAAGGTTGCTTGGGTCGGGGAGATGTTGGGGATCCCCCAAGAGGGTATGcggggagagcaagagagagggctCGACATAAAACCCCAGGGGAACACacctttttgaagaaaaaaaaacaaaaactttccctccccactccccaaacaCAAGTTGTATGGGTCCATTACAGACAAGTGAGGAAAtacagctgagaaaaagaaaagcaaaaatcccCTTTAATCCCGCCACTCAGGTATGGTCATTGGTAACATTTTGGTCTACGTCCTTGCAGACTGTATTTGTTTCTGTGCCAAAATGTATGTAGTTCTTTGGAAAGAGTCAGATCATCATTTTCCATGGATGCTACAGACCCACCATGATTTGTTTAATCATTGGATGAATTGTGTTCTAACGCTGGCACTTGGGGTCATTTCCAAATTGTTACTGTCATAAACAACAGtgcttcctagctgtgtggccgTGGGAAAGatagttaacctctctgtgcttctggtTCCTCACCTGGAAATGAAGGCGATAAtcatacctacctcataggattgttgtgagttCCCAATGAGATCATGTACATGGGGTGCTTGACAcaggtataataataataatagctgttgttgttgtttttctcattgCTGTTGGATTTCCTGCCAGCATCTTTTAGTTTAGGGCGTGGGGCAGAGCtctggagagaaacagagtcagagTCAGACCTCAGACCAAGGCTCAGTTTTCTCAATTGTAAATCGTAAAGTAGCTCACAGGGTAGCCGTGGGCATCAAAGGAGGGAATGCTCGCAAAGCcctcagcacagtgcttggcgTATGGGGAGAACTCAAAGTcagttggtattattattattattattatttttactgtcaCTGTTATTATTACGGTGACTCAGCCACGGGCGGGGGTGGAAGGAGGAAGGCGAGCACTTGGAACATCTCTAGCCCCTTATCTGATTCCAAAGAGAGGAAATGATTTGGGGACCAGAGTGACCTAGGATCTAATCTGAgctttgccatttactagctctgtgacttggTCACCACTTCTCTCAGcctctttattcatttataaaatgtgaatggCATCAGCGCCCACCTTGCAGGCCCAGAGGATATGACGCAAGTGCTTATCCCAAGTGTGCAGGTAATGTTGCTTCCTAATTAGGAGCATGGGAGGGTTTGTAGATGACCTGAACGTCTCCTCTCCCCCGTCCCTCAGACTCTGAGTCCCTATATCTGGGCCACTTGAACTTCACCTGAAGGCTTTGTCTTATCCAGGGCTCGGGGACCCATTCTGTCCCTAGTCTGCTGGCGAAAGGGATACTGATTCAGAAAGGTAGAGGGCTCTGCTAAGCCTTTCTGCAAGGTCTCTGACCTTCTGCCCCAGTTCTGGAAAGCAGGCTGGAGCCCCGCTTCTGTGAGCGAACCCTCACCTGGCATACTCAAGACCGGCATGCTGTCTTTTCTTGCCAGCTATCGGAACACCCTAGAGCCTCGCTGTCAAATTCTAGCCCCATGGCAGGGACCCTGGTGGCCAGATTTCCCTCCGTGTATCTGACCCTAGCAAATCGGCTTTTTTATTATTACCGTTGCAGGCCTCTATTCGTAGCGCCCACGGTCCATCCTCCCAAAGCCTGGTTTCCCTGCACCTGAAACACTCGCAACTCTTCTGACCTGTCCCCTCAGCCTGCGGCCCCCGCTCCCCTTACCTCTCACCCCTGCCCGCTACATTGCCTGGCTCCCGGGACTCCTGCGTCTGCTCGGCCACAGGGGATAGGTCTCATTTCGGTGTCACCTCTTTGTGTGTGAATCTCTTTTCTCTGGGGCGGCCAGAGGCGGGCATTAGTGGGCTGGTGCTACTATTGGGGGTgaggcggggtggagggggggagaggggtggagttGCATAGGCCCAGTGCTAAAGCGGAGCTTCTGGAGGGCTGTCAAATGAAAGGCGGCCAGAGGCAAATGTCAGAGCCTATATAGAGGCAGGAATCTGGGACCAGAGAGACGGAGCAAGCACTAGCAAGTCAGGAGCGGTGGGGCGGGCTGGCTGGCGGGCGGGCAGGAGGGGGGCGTGGCAGGGGATAGCTAAGGGAGATTGCAGAGAACAGCTGCTGCTACTGAGTCTTACTTTAATGAAGTGGCCGGGCATGGGGCATAAGTAGATTGGCCAGACTAAAAGAGCTAGGGGCGCCAAGGACAtactccctctcttctccctaaCTGGCAAGGTAAGATCTTTCCGGGTTTTGCCTGGTGAAACTGTAGCACTGGGAAACTGTAGCACgttcagggattttttttgtgtgtgtgtgtgtgtgtgtgtttttttctcgGAGGATGGAAAGTGGACATCTCCGAATGCTGTCTTGACTCATCTTTCCCGTTGCACCAATTATCAGAGTTATCAGGGCGCCGGCGGGAGGCCAGTGTTTCTTCTGCTGTGCCCCATCTCGAGGTTGTCCAGGCTAGGGATGGGAGGGGGGGTGTTGGTAACgtgactgagacagagagaggggacagagaaggtgGATCATTAGAGCACAGTGAGAGAGCATATTAGGGCACGGTAGGGGGCTCCGGCGTTGAACAGAACCCCGGCAATCTGTGTGATGGCAGGCAAATTATTaagcttctctgggccttggttttctcatttgtaagatggAAATGGAGTCCCAGAATCTCTTAGTGTTGTGGTGGGGACCAAATGCGATGACGCACGTGAAGTGCCTAGCGGAGTGTTGCCATTCAGCACATGCTGGGGAAACGTTCCCTGTTGGGGTTTTGGGGGTCGGTGTTCGTTGTCGTTGCTAGCATTTTTGTTGTTCGTATGGACGCACGATGCCACGAGTTCGGTGACTTTTGTGACATTGTCCCAAATAAGCAAGGGTTCCGTTTTTGGCATGGGCGGGCTGTGGGGATGCGTCAACATTGTGTAATGTGCGCGTCGGTTTCCCAGCTGTGTGCCCAGAAGCCCCTCTGGGGCTGCTTCctgggggagggtcggagagggTGAGATGCTCTGGGATTGCCCACTGGCGCGTCATCAGAGAAACTTGACATTTGTACGTGCTATATCGACTGGCATTCGAGTGGTGTCAGAATGACAACCGAATGCGGCGTTAGGGATGCCAAAGGTTAGGCGATCCCGGGGAGGGGGTGGTAGTCACAAACATGCAGTTTTTACTGTCGCTGTGACCCTGTTTTAGCCCCAACCCGGGCCGACCCGAGAAAGCtggtaaaatgggaatcataatgCTATCACACAGGGTGTGAGATTCAAACGGGAGAATGCTTGCAAGTCTCTGTACATGACCGACAGCTTCGAGTTGCGTACAGTTGCCTCACGGTGGTGCCTGGAGCGCACCGAGTCAGCAACAGAATTTTCAGTTCATGGAATGCTGCTCCCGGTCACGGCTGAGAGCGATGCCTTTCTTTTCCTGCGAAAGACCTTCAGGGCCATCAGAGTAGTCGAATAGGGACTAACCCCCTGGCGGGACTCAGTGGGCCCCGGGGAACTGATGACTACCCTGGGGCAAGGGGCTGTCTCATCCCGGTCCGCAGGTGCCCTGGCTGCCTTGTGAGTGCGCTGCTGGGAGACAACGGAGTCCAGGCGCCTGCACTTCTCACAAGTTCCCAGCAGGTGGTGCTGCCGCTTCGTCTGAGCCagggctgcccacccccccccccaccccccccccgccccagccgcTGAGATAGCTGGCATTTAGAGCATGTATAAGTGGGAAAGGCTGTGCTGTGTGACTCAGTGGATTGGTTTGAAAAGAatagggggggagggggtgtgggaggggggaggggctaaatgggcaaggggctctaaggaatctactcctgaaatcattgttgcacgatatgctaatttggatgcacattaaaaaaaaaaaaaattaaaaaaaaaaaagaatacgggCGGAAAGGGATCTTTGCTCCAACTTCAGATGTGCTCACGGTTGCACCGCTCCCTTAACCTGATAGGGCCCATCTCTGGTGCCATGGAGCTGGCAACACATGAGAAAGGTCTCCATCATGAATCAATCATTTGTCTGCTCCCCGATCTTTTTGTTCTTGGCTTTTGACTACTCGACTTGTTTCCTGTTTACAGATTTCCTTGCCATTTGGGCTTCAGCAAGACTCCTCGATATCATCACTTTAGGGGCACTCTCCACACCATTTGGGGGCCATGGCAGATATGTCAATACCTTTCCACTCCCTCCGATTCGACAATACGCTGAGGGAGGAAAATGGTGACCCCCAAAACAGCGGGATGACCTTCGCTGGACCAGTAGTGGAGACCAGAGCAGAGGTCCAAGTTTTACATTCTCACGAACAGCCTATAGTCTCCACTTCAGCGTCCGACCCTGAAGGGGTGTCTGCACAGCTGATGACATCCCCAGCCTTTGACACCACATCTGCACCTGTAACGGAAGCACCAAACTCTGGAGCACTGTCGCCGTCACTAATGCCAGGCTCCGACTCTGGGGCACTGTCACCATTGCTAATGGCAGCTCCAGATTCAGAAGCACTGTCCCCATTGCTGATGCCAGCCTCAGATTCTGGAACACTGTCCCCATTGCTGTCCACTTCAGACTATGGATTAATATCCCCGGGGTTGATGACAATTCCTGACTTTGGGACAATGTCTGCAGCACTAATGGCAGCACCACATTCTGCAGAGATATCACCATTGGCAATGCCAGCTTCATCCTCTGGAGCAACGTCTACACCTATAGTGAGCACTTCATCCTCTGAAGCGACACCCACACCGTTGATGCTGGCCCCAGATCCTGGAGAGATATCCCCACTCCTAATGCCCGACATAAACCCTGGAGTGATGTCCACACAGCCAATgtcaggtccaggctctgaagcaATGTCACCTCTGCAaattacagatgaagacactgaagcGATGTCTCAAGTTCTAATGACTGCTCTGGCCTCTGGAGAGATATCTTCACTGCTAATGTCAGGCACAGACTCCGAAGCGATATCTTCACTGATAATGTCAGCCCTCGCTTCTGAAACAACGTCAACCCAGCCAATGAGCACCCAAGACTCTGGGGAAGTGTCCACCCAGCTAATGTCAGGCCCAGATTCCGGAGTCGTGTCTTCACTGCTAGTGTCGGCTCCAGGTTCTGGAGCAATGTCCACACCACTCCTATCAGCTCCAGATACCGGAGAAGTGTCCACGTTGCCAAAGCCAGCTCCGGATGCTGAAGCAGTGTCCCCACTGCTAATGACAGCCCTAACCTCTGGAGTGATTCCCACGCAGCTGATGTCAGCCCAAGACTCGGGACTGATGTCCCCACAGGTCACACAGAATCTAGACTCTCAAATCATGTCTACTCCACCAATGAGAACGACAGCCTCTGGGGGGTTGTCCACAGCGCCAGTGAGAGCCCCTGACCCTGGAGCAATGTCCATACCGCAAATGAGACCTCTGGCCTCTGGCAATATGGCTACATTGCTAAAGACCGTTCCAGACTCTGGAACATTGTCCACCCCACTGATGACGGTCACAACTTCTGGAGCAATGTCCACTGAGAAAATGTCAATCACAGCCCCTAGAGTAATGTCCTCACAGTTAACGATGACCAGAACTTCTGGAGCAATGTCTACAGGCTTTATGAAAGCCACAGCCTCTGGGACAATGCCCACCCTGCGAATGAGACCCCTGGCCTCTGCGATGACGTCTGCACCACTAAGGAGAGCCCCAGCCTTTGGAGCAATGTCCACACAGCCAGTTACAGCCCAAGCCTCTGAAACAATGACCACACTACAACTGTCATCCCCAGCCTCTGGGTCAATGTCTACACTGCAATTGAGAGCCCCTGTCTCTGGAGCGATGTCTATGTCACAAAGGAGAGCCACAGCCTCAGGAGTGACAGCTGTACCACAGTTGAGAGCCTCAGCCTCTGGAGCAATGTCCACCCCACTGATGACAGCCAAAGCCTCTGGAGCAACGTCTACACTGGTAATGAGAGACAGGGCCCCAGGAGTGATGTCCTTGCCGCAAATGAGAGCTACGGCCTCGGGAGCATTGTCCAAGCCACTAATGACATCCAAAGCCTCAGAAGCCATGTTCATGCAGCAAATGACAGCCACAGCTTCTGGAGAGATAGCCACAATGCTAATGAGAGACACAGCTTCTGGAGCTATGTCCGTGCGGCAGATGACAGACACTGCCTCTGCAGGGATGTCCACACCACTAATGAGAGCCCcagcctctggagacatgtccaCACCACAAATGACAGCTGCAGCTTCTGGAACTGTGTCCATGCCTCTAATGGGAGCCCCAGACCCCGGAGCAATGCCCACAGCGTTAATGAGAGCCACAGCCTCTGGAAAGGTGCCCAGTCAGCCACTGAGCACCCAAGACTCTGGAGGGATGTCCATGTCTTTCATGAGGTCCAGGATCTCAGGAGGGATGTCCCCACTGGAGATGCAAACCCCAGCCTCTGAAATGATGTCCCCACCAAAAATGAGAGCCCCGGCCTCTGGGATGATATCCACACCACTAATGAGAGCCCCAGACCCTGGAGAGATGTCTGCACTGTTCACAAGAGCTTCATCCTCTGGACAGATGTCCCCACCACTAATGAGAACCCCAGTTTCTGGAGAGATAGCCACATCCCTGAGAGTCCCAGCTTATGGGACAATGTCTACTCCACACATGACAGCTACAGCCTCTGGAATGATGCCCATGCCACAGATGAGGGCTCCAGTGTCTGGAGCAAAGCCCACACCACTAATGAGATCCGCAGCTCCTGGAGCGATGTGCATGCCTCACATGACAGCCACGGCCTCTGGAGGGGTATCCGTGCCACTGATGAGAAGCCCAGCCTCTGGAGCAACGTCCACACCACAAATGATGCCCACAGCTTCAGGAGAGATGTACACATTACCAATGCAAGCTCCAGCCTCTGGAGTAATGTCCCCGCCACTAGCAAGAGCCCCAGTCTCTGGAATGACGTCCACACCACTATGGAGACCTTCAGCCTCCGAAGCCATATCCACAGAGTTATCGAGAGGTCCAGTGTCTGGAAAGATGTCCACCGCACAAATGACAGCCATGGCCTCTGGAGGGATGCCCAAGCCATTAATGAGAGCCACAGCCTCTGGAACAATGCCCATGCCATTGATGTCAGCCATggcttctggagacatgtctgtGCCGCTAATGAAAAGCATGGCCTCTGGGGCAGTGTTCACGCTGCAAACGAGAGTCACAAGTTCTGGATCTATGTCTTTGCCACATACAACATACACAACTTCCGGAGGGATGCCTGCACCGCCAGTGAGAGCCTCAGCTTCTGGAATGATGTCCATGCCACTTCTGAGAGCCACAGCCTCTGGAGGGATGGCCATGCCACAAATGACAGCCATGGCCTCTGGAGGGGTGTCCATGCCGCCAATGAGGACCCCAGTCCCAGGAACCATGTCCACACCACAAATGGCAGCCACACCCTCTGGAATGATGTCCACTGTGGAAATCAAAGCCACAGACTTTGGAGAAACATCTGCCTCTCACAGCAATGTCACAGCCTCTGGATCAAAGTCCACACCACACATGGCTGCCCCAGCCGCGGAAACAATGAACCCACCACCAAAGGAAGTCCCATCCTTTGGCATGCTGACCCCAGCACTCTGTTACCTCTTAGAGGAACAGGAAGCAGCCCGGGGTTCATGCTCTGTGGAGGAGGAGATGGAGATTGATGAGGAGAAGCAAATGAAGGGCTTTTTGAATGACTCAGAAAAAATGGCGTTTCTGGTGTCTCTTCATCTAGGGGCAGCAGAGAGGTGGTCCATCTTGCAGATGGAGGTAGGAAACCCCCTCTCAGATGAAAATAAATCTTTCCTGAACAGATCACAGGGCTTGTATGACTCCCTATCCGAGATAGACATCCTCAGTGCTGTTCTTTGCCACCCCAAGCAGGGCCAGAAGTCAGTCAGGCAATATGCCACCGACTTCCTGCTGCTGGCCCGACATTTGTCTTGGTCTGATGCCATTCTACGGACCAGGTTTCTGGAAGGGCTGTCGGAAGCTGTTACCACCAAAATGGGCCGGATCTTCCTGAAGGTGGCCGGCAGCCTAAAGGAGCTGATAGACAGGTCTCTCTACACTGAGTGCCAGCTGGCTGAAGAGAAGGATTCCCCGGGCCGGTCAAGCCAGGTTCTGCTGTCAGCCTGTAAGCGGAATAACGAGGAGGCGATGGAGAATGAACTGAACTCTTATCAGCAGACTGAGGAGGTAAAGATGGGGAAATACACTCAAGGGGAGTGGTGGGGAGTGCTGGGGAAATACACCCTGCTCCTTTGAGTAGAATACGGAAGAGGCAAGGGGGAGGCATTGAGCTTCTAGACCATACTCCCCAACCTGGCGTTTCATCAGTGGCCTGGCTATGTAGTTATTTTGGGTGTATTAAGCACTCTGAAGCAATGCCCTGCCCAAGTTCTTGGGGACCTGGGATGGCTAAAGGTCTAGGTCTTCTGATTATGAGGGAACCAGCTGGGTCCCAACTGTCCGATTATTCTAAGGGAGGGGTCATCTTTGCGGGGGGAGGGCTGGGTCCTACCTCCAGGCACATGTGTCACGGACCCAGGTTACTAGGGAATTTGGCTAGCCTAGTCCTCAGTCACACATTACACACGTAGGGTACATTAGCTAAGTTTCTTGAACTTCTAAGTTACTGTCATTATCCAGGCAGAACCCCCTCGTCATAGTGAGTGTGGCTCTTACCTCTgctggtttttctgtttgtttgtttgttttcttactccCAGCACCAGCATGTTCCTAAACGCTGTTACTACCTGAAAGAGCATGGAGACCCTCAAGAGGGTCTGCATGACCACCTCCGACAGAGCACAGGCCATCACAAGGCCCCCACCAACAAGTAATTCTTTCTGGAATCTTCTACTGTGATGTCTGACTCCGCTGCTAACTTGAGGACTGGTTCCTGGACCCATTCCATTCAATTACATCATAAACCTTGTGGCCTTCCCCCTACAGCCTCCCCCTCCAGGCACATCCCACCTAACTCCCAGTTGGTTGGCTTGACCTTCTCTTTTACCCTACATGCCTGTGACCTGCCCTGACAATCAGAGTGTGGACTTCAAGAGTGTTTGGTGTATGAGGCTTTGAACTCCTATCGCCGTGGAGGCCAGTCCTAGTTCCTGGTCCAGGGAGAAGTCTAGGCAGGAGAAACTGTGTCCTACCTCAAAAACACCTAGAGTGTCTTGCCACATGTCATCAGGCAAACGTGAGGATGCCCTGGTCCCATTTCACCTGGCAAGGGAGCCTATAAGGAGAGTGATGCCCACTCCCAAACCACCCTTTTCATATGCCCCAACTCATAGCACCTAAAATGGGTCTCCAGGGCCCTTGCGCTGTTTATAGTCTCCATCCTGAACCGTTCGTTTTGACCCATGGTAGTAATCATAGTAATGGCTAACACTTATTGATTATGTATTATGTGACAGGTATTGGGCTGAACTCTTGACAAGCACCGTCTCACTACCTTCTTATCATAACCCAACTTGTTCTTGTGTTGTCAGCTTCTGACTTCCTGatcttttctctctggcccttgTTTTCTTCCTCGGTGTCAAATCGCTAGCTCTGAC from Leopardus geoffroyi isolate Oge1 chromosome X, O.geoffroyi_Oge1_pat1.0, whole genome shotgun sequence includes the following:
- the RTL9 gene encoding retrotransposon Gag-like protein 9 translates to MADMSIPFHSLRFDNTLREENGDPQNSGMTFAGPVVETRAEVQVLHSHEQPIVSTSASDPEGVSAQLMTSPAFDTTSAPVTEAPNSGALSPSLMPGSDSGALSPLLMAAPDSEALSPLLMPASDSGTLSPLLSTSDYGLISPGLMTIPDFGTMSAALMAAPHSAEISPLAMPASSSGATSTPIVSTSSSEATPTPLMLAPDPGEISPLLMPDINPGVMSTQPMSGPGSEAMSPLQITDEDTEAMSQVLMTALASGEISSLLMSGTDSEAISSLIMSALASETTSTQPMSTQDSGEVSTQLMSGPDSGVVSSLLVSAPGSGAMSTPLLSAPDTGEVSTLPKPAPDAEAVSPLLMTALTSGVIPTQLMSAQDSGLMSPQVTQNLDSQIMSTPPMRTTASGGLSTAPVRAPDPGAMSIPQMRPLASGNMATLLKTVPDSGTLSTPLMTVTTSGAMSTEKMSITAPRVMSSQLTMTRTSGAMSTGFMKATASGTMPTLRMRPLASAMTSAPLRRAPAFGAMSTQPVTAQASETMTTLQLSSPASGSMSTLQLRAPVSGAMSMSQRRATASGVTAVPQLRASASGAMSTPLMTAKASGATSTLVMRDRAPGVMSLPQMRATASGALSKPLMTSKASEAMFMQQMTATASGEIATMLMRDTASGAMSVRQMTDTASAGMSTPLMRAPASGDMSTPQMTAAASGTVSMPLMGAPDPGAMPTALMRATASGKVPSQPLSTQDSGGMSMSFMRSRISGGMSPLEMQTPASEMMSPPKMRAPASGMISTPLMRAPDPGEMSALFTRASSSGQMSPPLMRTPVSGEIATSLRVPAYGTMSTPHMTATASGMMPMPQMRAPVSGAKPTPLMRSAAPGAMCMPHMTATASGGVSVPLMRSPASGATSTPQMMPTASGEMYTLPMQAPASGVMSPPLARAPVSGMTSTPLWRPSASEAISTELSRGPVSGKMSTAQMTAMASGGMPKPLMRATASGTMPMPLMSAMASGDMSVPLMKSMASGAVFTLQTRVTSSGSMSLPHTTYTTSGGMPAPPVRASASGMMSMPLLRATASGGMAMPQMTAMASGGVSMPPMRTPVPGTMSTPQMAATPSGMMSTVEIKATDFGETSASHSNVTASGSKSTPHMAAPAAETMNPPPKEVPSFGMLTPALCYLLEEQEAARGSCSVEEEMEIDEEKQMKGFLNDSEKMAFLVSLHLGAAERWSILQMEVGNPLSDENKSFLNRSQGLYDSLSEIDILSAVLCHPKQGQKSVRQYATDFLLLARHLSWSDAILRTRFLEGLSEAVTTKMGRIFLKVAGSLKELIDRSLYTECQLAEEKDSPGRSSQVLLSACKRNNEEAMENELNSYQQTEEHQHVPKRCYYLKEHGDPQEGLHDHLRQSTGHHKAPTNK